One Cryobacterium roopkundense genomic region harbors:
- a CDS encoding response regulator transcription factor — protein MSAESTARARLLLIEDDAKLGSMIRDVLSEIYDVTLVADGGEGLAAGLTSEFEVMVIDRRLPTLDGLGIVQALRRKLITTPILLLTALGTTGDKVAGLDIGANDYLVKPFEFDELFARLRAIRRVFTGEGRTLLVGGWEYYPDSRTIYSPYDGRILLTVKENELLKLLADAPQRTFSRQQILQTVFSAADTAGTVDTYVHYLRRKTDTDIVLTVRGAGYRLGQP, from the coding sequence ATGTCCGCTGAGAGCACCGCTCGCGCCCGGCTGCTGCTGATCGAGGACGATGCCAAGCTTGGCTCGATGATCCGGGATGTGCTCTCAGAAATCTACGATGTCACGCTGGTCGCCGATGGCGGCGAGGGCTTGGCCGCTGGCCTGACGAGCGAGTTCGAGGTGATGGTCATCGACCGGCGCCTGCCCACCCTGGACGGCCTCGGAATCGTTCAAGCGCTCCGCCGAAAACTTATCACCACCCCGATCCTGCTCCTCACCGCACTGGGGACGACCGGGGACAAGGTGGCCGGGCTCGATATCGGTGCCAACGACTACCTGGTCAAACCGTTCGAATTTGACGAACTCTTCGCCCGGCTCCGCGCCATCCGTCGGGTCTTCACCGGTGAGGGTCGCACGCTGCTGGTGGGCGGGTGGGAATACTATCCCGACAGTCGCACCATCTATTCCCCGTACGACGGCCGCATCTTGCTCACGGTTAAGGAGAACGAGCTACTTAAGCTATTGGCGGATGCTCCGCAACGCACGTTCTCCCGCCAGCAGATCCTGCAGACCGTGTTCAGCGCTGCGGATACCGCCGGAACGGTGGATACCTACGTGCACTATCTTCGGCGGAAGACCGACACGGACATCGTCCTCACCGTGCGCGGTGCGGGCTACCGCCTGGGACAACCATGA
- a CDS encoding IS1182 family transposase: MNKRFRAFEPNAVMLVPPDLGEWLPQNHLSRFIADIVETQLDLKKFYASYAKSKGQPPYDPRLMVRVLLYGYCVGVRSSRELERVCVDVVAFRWLAAQQAPDFRSIARFRKRHLSSLGNVFLQALELCRAAGMVSLGQVALDGTKVRANASRRKAMSYARLTEKQKVLADEVSALLADADAIDDAEDARFGKDKRGDELPPELARRESRLVKLAEARAGLEADAAVRARKEAEKKARDKGDDDDIAAQKGDDAAKNAVVRPKAQRNFTDPDSRIMKTADGSFHYAYNAQAIVDADHQIIVATTLTNIGVDVEQVVPLVEKLHATTGVLPRQVLADAGYCSATNLDYAKTVEDGSDGRTEFFIATGRVKHGERVPEVPRGRIPANATLRERMARKLKTKKGRAVYARRKAIVEPVFGQIHTRQGKFVLLRGLEQAAHEWYLIAACHNLMKLHTMQTKALLATPAALIASPAT; encoded by the coding sequence GTGAACAAGCGGTTTCGGGCTTTCGAGCCGAATGCTGTGATGTTGGTGCCGCCGGATTTGGGTGAGTGGTTGCCGCAGAATCACCTTTCCCGTTTCATCGCGGACATCGTCGAAACTCAGCTGGATCTGAAGAAGTTCTATGCCTCTTACGCGAAGTCGAAGGGGCAGCCGCCGTATGACCCTCGGTTGATGGTCCGGGTGCTCCTTTACGGGTATTGCGTCGGGGTTCGTTCGTCACGCGAGTTGGAGCGGGTGTGCGTGGACGTGGTCGCGTTTCGCTGGTTGGCGGCGCAGCAGGCACCTGATTTTCGTTCCATCGCCCGGTTCCGAAAACGCCACCTCTCCAGTCTGGGAAACGTGTTCTTGCAGGCATTGGAACTCTGCCGCGCGGCCGGAATGGTCTCACTCGGGCAGGTCGCGTTGGACGGCACGAAGGTGCGCGCGAATGCGTCCCGGCGCAAGGCGATGAGTTACGCCCGGTTGACGGAGAAGCAGAAGGTCCTCGCCGACGAGGTGTCTGCACTGCTGGCTGACGCGGACGCGATCGATGACGCGGAGGATGCTCGTTTCGGAAAGGACAAACGCGGTGATGAGTTGCCGCCGGAGCTTGCCCGGCGGGAGTCACGCTTGGTGAAACTGGCCGAAGCGCGCGCTGGCTTGGAGGCCGACGCGGCCGTCCGGGCGCGGAAAGAGGCCGAGAAGAAGGCCCGGGACAAGGGCGACGATGACGACATTGCTGCGCAGAAGGGTGATGATGCGGCGAAGAACGCGGTCGTGAGGCCGAAGGCTCAACGCAACTTCACCGACCCGGATTCACGGATCATGAAGACCGCCGACGGGTCGTTCCACTACGCCTACAACGCACAGGCCATCGTTGATGCCGACCATCAGATCATCGTCGCGACGACGCTGACGAATATTGGCGTGGATGTTGAACAGGTCGTGCCGCTGGTCGAGAAACTCCACGCCACGACCGGCGTCCTGCCCCGGCAGGTCCTGGCGGATGCCGGGTATTGTTCCGCAACAAATCTGGACTACGCGAAGACTGTTGAAGATGGCAGCGACGGCCGGACCGAGTTTTTCATCGCGACCGGCCGGGTCAAGCACGGCGAGCGTGTTCCTGAAGTTCCTCGGGGCCGGATCCCGGCCAATGCGACGCTGCGGGAACGCATGGCGCGGAAGCTCAAGACGAAGAAGGGCCGCGCGGTTTATGCGCGGCGCAAAGCGATCGTGGAGCCCGTGTTCGGTCAGATCCACACTCGGCAGGGCAAGTTTGTGTTGCTGCGCGGGTTGGAGCAAGCAGCGCACGAGTGGTATCTGATCGCGGCCTGCCACAACCTGATGAAGCTGCACACCATGCAAACCAAGGCGCTTCTGGCCACGCCGGCCGCGCTGATAGCTAGCCCGGCAACCTAA
- a CDS encoding YkvA family protein, producing MTTWWEIAFSVLGGMLVLWLSLVLVLWLEQRRHPGGASIRDLLRLAPDVARLLQRLAADRTVPIGVRIWLAVLLLYLLSPIDLIPDFIPVLGYADDAIVVAIALRFATRRAGSAAVTRQWPGTPEGLSAVLRLAGLKPSA from the coding sequence ATGACGACTTGGTGGGAAATCGCCTTCAGCGTGCTCGGCGGAATGCTGGTGCTGTGGCTGTCGCTCGTTCTGGTTCTCTGGCTCGAACAACGGCGGCATCCTGGCGGTGCGTCAATTCGTGATCTCCTGCGCCTCGCGCCCGACGTCGCCCGACTCCTCCAACGCCTCGCAGCCGATCGCACCGTGCCAATCGGGGTTCGAATCTGGCTCGCGGTTCTCTTGCTCTACCTGTTATCGCCGATCGACCTTATTCCAGATTTCATACCCGTTCTCGGATACGCCGACGACGCGATCGTCGTCGCGATCGCTCTGCGATTCGCAACTCGTCGGGCGGGCAGCGCTGCGGTCACGCGACAGTGGCCGGGAACACCCGAAGGGCTCTCCGCCGTGCTCCGACTTGCCGGTTTGAAACCCTCGGCCTGA
- a CDS encoding PHP domain-containing protein — MQQGFPHLHVASACSPHYGVTMPVALVAQGAAAGSDFLALTNTDGLYDAVKHVRACPSAGIRPGPGADLAVHDDEHRPLGRVTVLARAGHGRGYAALCRAVSSAHQTGRMPSIDRRQLATWAEGHTLTVLLCPLSDVPLAVERRDSLDATAALGAWLRVMPIGSVTLEVACHLAPTGQRGSVAAATRMLGLSEDTGTTAILSNAVRYGEPEDAATADLADATRLLRALAQLTEPQANGQAWLKDSVHMRRVARMVVDAGARNPGALDLLFRTTQELADRCALDPAEDLGLGTPRMPEASIIDVVGDPVAELWRRALAPSSARHRRPLRRHHPHRRRPTELAHKMETVEHLAFAAYFLTVARVTYLIRGMGVRVQARGSGVGSALKYALRTSSVEPIENGLIWERFLSPERQTLPDIDLLTSSSPGATTSTAKCSRLSAPTASRSCR; from the coding sequence ATGCAGCAGGGCTTTCCGCACCTCCACGTCGCCTCCGCATGCTCCCCGCACTACGGCGTGACCATGCCCGTAGCACTCGTCGCCCAGGGAGCGGCCGCCGGCAGCGACTTTCTCGCCCTCACTAACACGGACGGGCTCTACGACGCCGTGAAGCACGTGCGCGCCTGCCCATCCGCGGGCATTCGGCCGGGCCCGGGCGCCGACCTCGCGGTGCACGATGACGAGCACCGACCCCTTGGCCGGGTGACCGTGCTCGCCCGCGCCGGGCACGGCCGCGGATACGCCGCACTCTGCCGGGCCGTCAGCTCCGCGCACCAGACCGGCCGAATGCCGAGCATCGACCGACGCCAGCTCGCCACCTGGGCCGAGGGCCACACCCTCACCGTGCTGCTCTGCCCGCTCTCTGACGTCCCCCTCGCGGTCGAACGCCGAGACAGCCTTGACGCCACCGCCGCACTGGGCGCCTGGCTCCGTGTCATGCCGATCGGCTCGGTCACCCTCGAGGTCGCCTGCCATCTCGCGCCGACCGGCCAGCGAGGTTCGGTGGCCGCAGCCACACGGATGCTGGGCCTTTCGGAGGACACCGGAACCACCGCCATCCTCTCTAATGCTGTGCGCTACGGCGAGCCCGAAGACGCGGCCACCGCGGATCTCGCCGACGCGACCCGCCTGCTCAGAGCGCTGGCCCAACTGACCGAACCGCAGGCGAACGGGCAGGCCTGGCTGAAAGACAGCGTCCACATGCGCCGGGTCGCGCGGATGGTCGTCGACGCCGGCGCCCGCAATCCCGGCGCCCTCGACCTGCTGTTTCGCACCACCCAGGAACTCGCGGACCGGTGCGCCCTGGACCCGGCCGAAGATCTCGGGCTCGGCACGCCACGGATGCCCGAGGCCTCCATCATCGATGTGGTCGGCGACCCCGTCGCCGAGCTCTGGCGCCGAGCTCTGGCGCCGAGCTCGGCACGGCATCGACGACCGCTACGCCGGCACCACCCTCATCGACGCCGCCCCACCGAGCTGGCCCATAAGATGGAAACCGTCGAGCACCTCGCGTTCGCCGCGTACTTCTTGACCGTCGCCCGCGTCACCTACCTGATCCGCGGCATGGGCGTGCGCGTGCAGGCCCGCGGCTCCGGAGTCGGCTCCGCGCTGAAATATGCCCTGCGCACCTCGTCGGTCGAACCCATCGAAAACGGCCTGATCTGGGAGCGCTTCCTCTCCCCCGAACGTCAAACCCTTCCCGACATCGACCTCTTGACGTCGAGTTCGCCCGGCGCCACGACATCTACCGCGAAGTGTTCCAGACTTTCGGCGCCGACCGCGTCTCGCTCATGTCGATGA
- a CDS encoding GntR family transcriptional regulator, translating into MIGPADAEAAPGRPLGSGRTPAYDGTMWLDEVPAGSVDSANGTPLHSQVGAVVRSHILSGALPPGSQLPTEAELQERFSVSRSVVRQALAALSAQGLVQRGRGRGSVVSPRGEHHRLVQRMSGLSAQISAEGADVFTAVLALGPEENAAASAALGGAEVVGIRRLRSAGSGPLAVIHTWVPRALGANLTRAELTDASLHAVLRSRLGVSIVSGRRQVRAVAATKALAELLQISVGEPLLLLEGTSLDENGVPIEMFSTWHRADRVVFDLDVVGTDEPGAGQRAGRSGEPAPVPAPEPAPAAGEKPGRAELAAQAADLARQLHDLAAEIARNA; encoded by the coding sequence ATGATCGGGCCAGCGGATGCCGAGGCGGCGCCCGGTAGGCCGCTCGGCTCCGGGCGCACCCCGGCTTACGATGGAACGATGTGGCTAGATGAGGTTCCCGCCGGTTCAGTAGATTCCGCGAACGGTACCCCGTTGCACAGCCAGGTGGGGGCGGTCGTCCGCTCGCATATCCTCAGTGGTGCGTTGCCTCCCGGGTCGCAGCTGCCGACCGAGGCGGAGCTGCAGGAGCGATTCTCCGTTTCTCGGTCTGTTGTTCGGCAGGCGCTCGCCGCGCTCAGCGCGCAGGGGCTGGTGCAGCGCGGACGCGGTCGCGGCAGCGTGGTGTCTCCGCGGGGGGAGCACCATCGGCTGGTGCAGCGCATGTCGGGACTATCCGCGCAGATTTCGGCGGAGGGCGCCGATGTATTCACGGCCGTGCTTGCGCTCGGTCCTGAGGAAAACGCCGCTGCATCGGCTGCCCTGGGCGGGGCCGAGGTTGTGGGCATCCGTCGCCTGCGATCCGCCGGGAGCGGGCCGCTTGCCGTCATCCACACCTGGGTGCCGCGGGCGTTAGGTGCGAACCTGACAAGGGCCGAACTCACGGATGCGTCCCTGCACGCCGTTTTGCGCTCTCGCCTGGGCGTGTCGATCGTGTCCGGGCGCCGTCAGGTGCGTGCGGTGGCGGCCACAAAGGCCCTCGCCGAATTGTTGCAGATCAGCGTGGGAGAGCCGCTGCTGCTGCTCGAGGGTACGAGCCTCGATGAGAACGGAGTTCCCATCGAGATGTTCTCCACCTGGCATCGCGCCGATCGGGTGGTTTTCGACCTCGACGTGGTCGGCACTGACGAACCTGGTGCGGGCCAACGAGCGGGCCGATCTGGTGAGCCGGCGCCCGTTCCGGCGCCCGAACCCGCCCCGGCCGCCGGGGAGAAGCCCGGCCGCGCAGAGCTCGCCGCGCAGGCCGCCGACCTCGCGCGCCAGCTCCATGACCTTGCGGCGGAAATAGCCCGCAACGCCTGA
- the pdxA gene encoding 4-hydroxythreonine-4-phosphate dehydrogenase PdxA — MTLPILAVTIGDVAGIGPEITAKSLLGHDDVRTRCIPVVIGDEAAMRRGVLNVGGDPAAIRVIKTVAEARNVPGTIELLQTGPSLENVQQGVLSAAAGDASYRFVVEACRLARAGEVQGIVTAPLNKAAMHEGGHNWPGHTELLAHEFGVKNFSLVLSAGDLYFFHLTTHVSMRQAIENITVERTLSVLELAGAFAKSMGKPDEIIGLAGLNPHAGENRLFGDEDADILAPAVAMARARGLNVEGPLPGDALIPAAVRGKYNLAVVCYHDQGHAPFKAVYGDDGVNITVGLPVVRVSVDHGTAFDIAGKGIAREASLVLSLERAAELAPGWDHVWKTAQAA, encoded by the coding sequence ATGACCCTTCCCATCCTTGCCGTCACCATCGGAGACGTGGCCGGAATCGGTCCCGAAATCACCGCCAAGTCGCTCCTCGGCCACGATGATGTTCGCACCCGGTGCATCCCGGTCGTGATCGGCGACGAGGCGGCGATGCGCCGGGGCGTGCTCAACGTGGGCGGCGACCCGGCGGCCATTCGAGTGATCAAGACCGTCGCCGAGGCCCGCAACGTGCCGGGAACGATCGAGTTGTTGCAGACCGGACCCTCGTTGGAAAACGTGCAACAGGGCGTGCTGAGCGCCGCCGCCGGCGACGCCTCCTACCGATTCGTGGTGGAGGCCTGCCGGCTCGCCCGGGCCGGCGAGGTGCAGGGAATCGTGACCGCCCCGCTGAACAAGGCGGCCATGCACGAGGGCGGCCACAACTGGCCCGGACACACCGAACTGCTCGCCCACGAATTCGGCGTGAAGAACTTTTCCCTGGTGCTCTCGGCCGGAGACCTGTATTTCTTCCACCTCACCACGCACGTGTCCATGCGCCAGGCGATCGAAAACATCACGGTGGAGCGCACCCTCAGCGTGCTCGAATTGGCCGGGGCATTCGCAAAGTCCATGGGCAAGCCGGACGAAATCATCGGTCTTGCCGGCCTGAACCCGCATGCAGGGGAGAACCGTCTCTTCGGCGACGAAGATGCCGACATCCTGGCACCGGCCGTGGCAATGGCTCGGGCCCGCGGACTGAACGTCGAGGGCCCACTGCCTGGCGATGCGCTCATTCCGGCGGCTGTTCGCGGCAAGTACAACCTCGCGGTGGTTTGCTACCACGACCAGGGTCACGCGCCGTTCAAAGCCGTTTACGGTGATGACGGTGTGAATATCACGGTGGGACTGCCCGTCGTGCGCGTCTCGGTCGACCACGGCACCGCGTTTGACATCGCGGGCAAGGGCATCGCCCGCGAGGCCAGCCTGGTGCTGTCGCTTGAGCGCGCCGCAGAGCTCGCGCCGGGGTGGGACCACGTCTGGAAGACCGCGCAGGCTGCCTGA
- a CDS encoding four-carbon acid sugar kinase family protein: MTDSVPSRGATDDSTGDRHSLDVSANRRDAHHISVGIVADDLTGGGDSAVQFARDGWHTRLALTPPDSQVLRHGAVIAVVSDARAQPAPLACRSTADAVEALAAGGVNRLLLKIDSTMRGSAHAQIVGALKTWQLRHPGAFAVACPAYPAMGRTVLNGRVLVNGKGVETTAIGIDPVTPVTTNLLRELVPGSVHVTLDAGSAADHAEQLRAAGQNLTRVITVDAQTDADLLALAEAVAVLGAEVVPAGSAGLAVALSQVWRPDLAVAVAQPRQQAERVIVVVSSLHDMSRSQYDHLVENTSTEHVRTFAPSLAVLLTPGAIGEWIAAELASAPDLPAVVIVATPSERPAASAVDAGSTPRPTPAPTSTATAAVVIAEGLAIITAAVFAHRPVGAVVLMGGEGARAVLDRFAASAIMVTDAIREGIPVGLIEGGLADGLTVVTKAGGFGAAASISDILPELLADHVLSPPVDPNTGVQP, from the coding sequence ATGACTGACTCCGTGCCATCGAGGGGCGCCACCGACGACAGCACAGGAGACCGGCACTCGCTTGACGTCTCAGCGAACCGCCGCGATGCTCACCACATCTCGGTCGGGATCGTGGCCGATGACCTCACCGGCGGCGGCGACTCCGCGGTGCAGTTTGCCCGGGACGGATGGCACACCCGGTTGGCATTGACGCCGCCCGACAGCCAGGTTCTTCGTCACGGCGCCGTGATCGCCGTGGTGTCCGACGCCCGCGCGCAGCCCGCGCCGCTGGCCTGCCGCAGTACCGCGGACGCCGTGGAGGCTCTCGCCGCAGGCGGGGTGAATCGGCTCCTGCTGAAGATCGATTCGACCATGCGCGGTTCGGCTCACGCGCAGATTGTGGGTGCGCTGAAGACCTGGCAACTCCGGCACCCCGGGGCCTTCGCCGTGGCCTGCCCGGCCTACCCGGCGATGGGACGCACAGTGCTGAACGGTCGGGTGCTTGTCAACGGCAAAGGGGTGGAGACGACGGCGATCGGTATCGATCCCGTGACTCCCGTCACCACCAATCTGCTGCGTGAGTTGGTGCCCGGAAGCGTGCACGTCACCCTCGACGCGGGCAGCGCGGCAGATCACGCCGAACAGCTTCGCGCCGCCGGGCAGAATCTGACGCGCGTGATCACCGTCGATGCCCAGACGGATGCCGACCTGCTGGCTCTTGCCGAAGCCGTCGCCGTGCTCGGCGCCGAGGTCGTACCGGCAGGCAGCGCCGGGCTCGCCGTGGCCCTCTCGCAGGTGTGGCGTCCCGACCTCGCCGTGGCGGTTGCGCAGCCGCGTCAGCAGGCGGAACGAGTGATTGTCGTCGTCAGCTCCCTGCACGATATGTCCCGATCCCAGTACGACCATCTGGTCGAGAACACGTCGACCGAGCACGTGCGCACGTTTGCACCCAGCCTCGCCGTGCTGCTCACGCCCGGTGCGATCGGTGAATGGATCGCCGCGGAACTGGCCTCTGCGCCGGATCTTCCCGCGGTCGTGATCGTGGCGACGCCGTCCGAGCGGCCCGCGGCATCCGCTGTCGACGCCGGAAGCACGCCGAGACCGACGCCAGCACCGACGTCAACCGCGACGGCGGCCGTCGTCATCGCCGAGGGGCTGGCGATCATCACGGCCGCAGTGTTCGCCCACCGGCCCGTGGGCGCCGTCGTGCTCATGGGCGGCGAGGGCGCCCGGGCCGTGCTGGACCGGTTTGCGGCCAGCGCCATCATGGTGACGGATGCGATCCGGGAGGGTATCCCGGTGGGCCTGATCGAAGGTGGACTGGCCGATGGCCTCACTGTGGTCACCAAAGCCGGCGGCTTCGGCGCCGCCGCATCGATTTCCGATATTCTTCCCGAACTTCTGGCTGACCACGTGCTCAGCCCCCCAGTCGACCCGAACACAGGAGTACAGCCATGA
- a CDS encoding 2-keto-3-deoxygluconate permease — translation MVAESRIASRVPLFDGMNRIPGGLMLIPLILGSVVGTFFPGFLTMGNFTTALFQASALPLIGLLIFATGMQITLKTSGPVLATSGVLLLCKSILPATVVVLLAQVVGLDGILGVSILALLVTMDNSNGGLWLAFTGRYGDARDRGAYMASAINDGPFFSMLFLGVAGLANIPFQLLLAAVIPLLIGIIVGNLDQKWTEVMRPIPNMIIPFFAFALGTGINLQNVLSGGLSGIVVGVVATLFTGLLAYLGYRFILRRGNKSGIGIASATTAGNAIATPAIIALADPTFAPYVEVATAQVASAVLVTAVFAPLLATWVLKREGGLAARAPESESESTGDNVPARTVEHS, via the coding sequence ATGGTAGCCGAATCCAGAATCGCCAGCCGAGTGCCCCTGTTTGACGGCATGAACCGCATTCCCGGCGGACTCATGCTCATCCCGCTCATTCTGGGTTCCGTCGTCGGCACGTTCTTTCCCGGCTTCCTCACCATGGGTAACTTCACCACGGCGTTGTTCCAGGCCAGCGCTCTTCCCCTGATCGGCCTGCTGATCTTCGCGACCGGCATGCAGATCACCCTCAAGACGTCCGGGCCGGTACTCGCCACATCGGGCGTGCTGCTGCTGTGCAAGTCGATTCTCCCGGCCACTGTCGTGGTGCTGCTCGCCCAGGTTGTTGGACTCGACGGAATCTTGGGCGTCTCGATCCTGGCTCTGCTGGTGACCATGGACAACAGCAACGGCGGACTGTGGCTCGCCTTCACCGGTCGGTACGGGGATGCCCGGGATCGCGGCGCCTACATGGCTTCCGCCATCAACGACGGTCCCTTCTTTTCGATGCTCTTCCTCGGCGTCGCCGGCCTGGCCAATATCCCGTTCCAGCTGCTGCTGGCCGCCGTCATTCCGCTGTTGATCGGCATTATCGTGGGTAACCTCGACCAGAAGTGGACCGAGGTGATGCGCCCGATCCCCAACATGATCATTCCGTTCTTCGCCTTCGCCCTCGGTACCGGCATCAACCTGCAGAATGTGCTCTCTGGCGGGCTCTCCGGCATTGTCGTGGGCGTCGTCGCCACCCTGTTCACCGGACTGCTCGCCTACCTCGGCTACAGGTTCATCCTCCGTCGCGGCAACAAGTCCGGTATCGGCATTGCGTCGGCCACCACGGCCGGCAATGCCATCGCCACGCCGGCCATCATCGCCCTCGCCGACCCCACGTTCGCTCCCTACGTTGAGGTCGCCACCGCCCAGGTCGCTTCCGCCGTGCTCGTCACCGCGGTGTTCGCGCCGCTGCTGGCTACCTGGGTGCTCAAGCGCGAAGGTGGCCTCGCCGCCAGGGCACCCGAATCCGAATCCGAATCCACGGGCGACAACGTGCCCGCCCGCACGGTCGAGCATTCGTGA
- a CDS encoding biotin-dependent carboxyltransferase family protein: MAFDILEPGLSTTVQDAGRSGYYSVGIPQGGSMDQLAAEMANAVAGNTAQEAVLECTYLGPKLRTSEPAVVVVTGAPVDVFVNGELREQYARLELAADDVLSFGIIKGGTRYYVAVAGGVDVPVVLGSRCTYVLGAVGGFEGRALRAGDRLPVGVPVTGARRVVIAPQLRPVYPKELDVRVMVGLYDHRLTTAGLETFLSATWKLTPVADRMGLRYSGPDVEWKPREQPFGAGSDPSNIVDAGYAVGSIQIPGGKEPIVLHRDAVSGGGYAMVATVISADMDLLARSAPGTATRFRAVTMQEALAARAELAVVRAALWS, from the coding sequence ATGGCGTTTGACATTCTGGAACCCGGACTCTCCACCACCGTGCAGGACGCCGGGCGCTCCGGCTACTACAGCGTGGGCATTCCGCAGGGCGGATCAATGGACCAGCTCGCCGCTGAGATGGCCAACGCCGTGGCGGGCAACACTGCGCAGGAGGCGGTGCTCGAGTGCACCTATCTCGGGCCGAAGCTGCGAACATCGGAGCCGGCGGTCGTGGTCGTGACGGGGGCCCCGGTGGACGTGTTCGTGAACGGCGAGCTGCGCGAGCAGTACGCCCGCCTCGAACTGGCCGCCGATGACGTGCTGTCGTTCGGCATCATCAAGGGCGGAACCCGCTACTACGTGGCGGTTGCCGGCGGCGTCGATGTGCCCGTCGTACTCGGCAGCCGCTGCACCTACGTGCTGGGCGCGGTCGGCGGTTTCGAGGGCCGGGCGCTGCGAGCGGGGGACCGGCTTCCGGTGGGAGTTCCGGTCACGGGCGCACGTCGGGTTGTGATCGCTCCCCAGCTGCGTCCGGTGTACCCGAAGGAGCTCGACGTGCGGGTGATGGTGGGCCTCTACGATCACCGCCTCACCACGGCGGGGCTCGAGACCTTCCTCTCGGCCACCTGGAAGCTCACGCCGGTTGCCGACCGGATGGGGCTGCGCTATTCCGGACCAGACGTGGAATGGAAGCCGCGTGAGCAGCCGTTCGGCGCCGGATCCGACCCGTCGAACATCGTCGATGCCGGGTATGCGGTGGGATCCATCCAGATCCCCGGCGGCAAGGAGCCCATCGTGCTGCACCGGGATGCCGTCTCGGGAGGCGGCTATGCCATGGTGGCCACGGTGATCAGTGCCGACATGGACCTGCTCGCTCGCAGCGCGCCGGGCACGGCCACCCGATTCCGGGCGGTCACGATGCAGGAGGCGCTTGCGGCTCGTGCTGAACTCGCGGTGGTGCGCGCGGCGCTCTGGAGCTGA
- a CDS encoding 5-oxoprolinase subunit B family protein codes for MSDTVTLTNPARYTWGGDEFLFVEIDEAMSLAANFTANAMAGHLTAEEVDGVIDICPANASLLIRFDPDVLPHAQLEERMRRIERAVEGLSHPTLATRVVEVPVWYDDPYTGATGARFRKGHQRPDGNDLDFAAEENNLASAAEFIERHHSSPWLVSMVGFVAGLPFMFQIVPQPEQLEVPKYLSPRTDTPALTVGHGGCFACIYSVRGAGGYQMFGIAAAPIFDPHQKLTDFADFMVFFKPGDIVKFKPIDEAEYERIQIEVEAGTYVYRQASVVFDLQQALADPVAHNRHILEALDGV; via the coding sequence ATGAGCGACACCGTCACCCTCACGAACCCCGCTCGCTACACCTGGGGCGGCGACGAATTCCTGTTCGTGGAAATCGATGAGGCCATGAGCCTCGCAGCGAACTTCACGGCGAACGCCATGGCCGGACACCTCACGGCGGAAGAGGTGGACGGTGTGATCGACATCTGTCCCGCCAACGCGAGCCTGCTCATCCGCTTCGATCCCGACGTTCTGCCCCATGCCCAGCTGGAAGAGCGGATGCGCCGTATCGAGCGCGCGGTGGAAGGCCTGTCCCACCCCACCCTCGCCACCCGGGTCGTGGAGGTGCCCGTCTGGTACGACGACCCGTACACCGGGGCAACCGGCGCGCGGTTCCGCAAGGGGCACCAGCGACCCGACGGCAACGACCTCGACTTCGCGGCCGAGGAGAACAACCTGGCGTCGGCGGCCGAATTCATCGAACGCCACCATTCGTCGCCGTGGCTGGTCTCCATGGTGGGGTTCGTGGCCGGCCTGCCGTTCATGTTCCAGATCGTGCCGCAGCCTGAACAGCTCGAGGTCCCCAAATACTTGAGCCCTCGCACCGACACGCCCGCGCTCACCGTGGGCCACGGCGGCTGCTTTGCGTGCATCTACTCCGTGCGCGGCGCCGGCGGCTACCAAATGTTCGGCATCGCGGCCGCGCCCATCTTCGACCCGCACCAGAAGCTCACCGACTTCGCCGACTTCATGGTGTTCTTTAAGCCGGGCGACATCGTGAAATTCAAGCCGATCGACGAGGCGGAATACGAGCGGATCCAGATCGAAGTGGAGGCCGGAACCTACGTGTATCGGCAGGCATCCGTCGTCTTCGACCTGCAACAGGCACTCGCCGATCCGGTCGCCCACAACCGACACATCTTGGAGGCCCTCGATGGCGTTTGA